A segment of the Agarivorans albus genome:
CCACTATGTCAGCTAAGCATCCCGTTATTGCGGTTACCGGTTCATCAGGCGCTGGAACATCAACTACCAGCGAAGTATTTGCTCATCTGTTTAGGCAGCACAAGCTAAACGCCGCCTTTATCGAAGGGGACAGCTTTCACCGTTACACTCGCCCAGAAATGGATGTAGCTATTCGTAAAGCTCGCGAACATGGTAAACATATTAGCTATTTTGGCCCCGAAGCTAACGACTTTAATTTGCTGTACGACTTCTTCAAACAATATGGCGAAACGGGCACCGGCCAATATCGTCGTTATCTGCATACCTTTGATGAAGCAGTACCTTACAACCAAATGCCGGGTACCTTTACGCCTTGGCAAGATTTACCCGAAGACACCGATGTACTGTTTTATGAAGGCTTACACGGCGGTGTGGCCTACGATGATAAAAACGTAGCCTCTAAAGTTGACTTGCTCATCGGTATGGTGCCGATTGTAAACTTAGAATGGATCCAAAAACTGGTGCGAGATACCACCGAGCGAGGCCATTCTCGCGAAGCAGTGCAAGAATCTATCGTACGTTCGATGGATGATTACATTAACTACATCACCCCTCAATTCTCTCGCACTCATATCAACTTTCAGCGAGTCCCCACGGTAGATACCTCTAACCCATTTAGCGCTAAAAGCATTCCAACCTTAGATGAAAGCATGTTAGTTATTCGTTTTCGTGGCCTAAAAAACGTCGACTTTCCATTTTTATTGCAAATGATCGATGGTGCTTATATGTCACGGCAAAACACCATTGTGGTACCTGGCGGGAAAATGGGTTTTGCCATGGAGTTAATCCTGTCGCCAATGATTCAGCAACTATTAGAGACAGGAAAAATTCGCTAAGTTAAGCAGATTCAATACGATAGCTGTGGCTTACTTCACAGCTTTTACTCAACATTAGCGACACAGAACAGTACTTCTCCATGCTTAATTGCACTGCACGTGCCACATGCTTTTCACTTAAATCAACCCCGGTAACCACAAATTCGAGATGAATTTTGGTAAATACTCGCGGCGTACCTTCTGCCCGCTCAGAATCGAGATTAACTGTACAATCAGTAACTTGCTGTCTAGCTTTGCTCAAAATAGAAATAATATCTACCGAACTACAGCCACCAGCCGCCATTAAAACGTACTCCATAGGGCTTGCCGCAGCCTTTGCACCATCACCATCCATCTCAATTTGGTGACCTGAGCTACTTTTTCCAATAAATTGCAGTTCTTTAGACCACGAAACGGTCGCTTTCATGTTAGATTCTCCTAGGGAATATTTCGTCGACCAGCTTAATCTAGGTCAAGGTTCAAGGCCAGCGTTTGACTCATACTAAAGGCGTATAAATGCCTTGCAGCAAAGCCCGAAGCCTTTTATGCTAGAGGCGGAATGGACGACTATTAAAATAAATACAGTTTGCGTGTTATAAAGCTAGCAAACAATTATAAAGACAGAGGATTTCTTTAATATGGTAATTGGCAAACCTCAAGCTGATCCGGTGATGGAGTGGTTTCTTTCTCACTGTCACATTCATAAGTACCCATCAAAAAGTACTTTGATTCATGCTGGCGAAAAAGCTGAAACACTTTACTACATTGTAAAAGGTTCAGTGGCAGTATTGATTAAAGATGAAGAAGGCAAGGAAATGATCTTGTCTTACTTGAATCAAGGTGATTTCATGGGTGAATTGGGTCTTTTCGAAGACACTGAAAATCCAATTCGTACTGCTTGGATCCGCGCAAAAAGTCCTTGTGAGGTAGCGGAGATTTCTTACAAGAAATTCCGTCAGCTAATTCAAGTTAACCCTGAAATCTTAATGCGCCTTTCAGGCCAGATGGCTAACCGCTTGCAAATCACCAGCCAAAAAGTAGGTGACTTAGCATTCTTAGACGTTACTGGTCGAATCGCTCAAACGCTATTAAACCTAGCTAAGCAGCCAGATGCTATGACGCATCCAGATGGCATGCAGATTAAGATCACTCGCCAAGAGATCGGCCAAATTGTAGG
Coding sequences within it:
- a CDS encoding phosphoribulokinase, giving the protein MSAKHPVIAVTGSSGAGTSTTSEVFAHLFRQHKLNAAFIEGDSFHRYTRPEMDVAIRKAREHGKHISYFGPEANDFNLLYDFFKQYGETGTGQYRRYLHTFDEAVPYNQMPGTFTPWQDLPEDTDVLFYEGLHGGVAYDDKNVASKVDLLIGMVPIVNLEWIQKLVRDTTERGHSREAVQESIVRSMDDYINYITPQFSRTHINFQRVPTVDTSNPFSAKSIPTLDESMLVIRFRGLKNVDFPFLLQMIDGAYMSRQNTIVVPGGKMGFAMELILSPMIQQLLETGKIR
- a CDS encoding OsmC family protein, whose protein sequence is MKATVSWSKELQFIGKSSSGHQIEMDGDGAKAAASPMEYVLMAAGGCSSVDIISILSKARQQVTDCTVNLDSERAEGTPRVFTKIHLEFVVTGVDLSEKHVARAVQLSMEKYCSVSLMLSKSCEVSHSYRIESA
- the crp gene encoding cAMP-activated global transcriptional regulator CRP, with the translated sequence MVIGKPQADPVMEWFLSHCHIHKYPSKSTLIHAGEKAETLYYIVKGSVAVLIKDEEGKEMILSYLNQGDFMGELGLFEDTENPIRTAWIRAKSPCEVAEISYKKFRQLIQVNPEILMRLSGQMANRLQITSQKVGDLAFLDVTGRIAQTLLNLAKQPDAMTHPDGMQIKITRQEIGQIVGCSRETVGRILKMLEEQELITAHGKTIVVYGTR